One window of Jannaschia sp. CCS1 genomic DNA carries:
- a CDS encoding hydantoinase B/oxoprolinase family protein codes for MWQFWVDRGGTFTDIVAKTPEGALRTHKLLSENPEVYPDAAVHGIRELLGLEAEEAFPEGVVGAVKMGTTVATNALLERKGERTLLLITAGQRDLLRIGYQNRPRLFELNIALPELLYGDAVEVEERLAADGAVIVPLNEARARGDLERAFADGYRSVAIALMHSYRFSDHEARLGEIAREVGFTQVSLSHEASPLIKLVGRGDTAVVDAYLSPILRRYVDQVAGALAADARLMFMQSNGGLTDASKFHGRDAILSGPAGGVVGMVRTASELGYDRLIGFDMGGTSTDVCHYAGEFERSFETEVAGVRMRAPMMSIHTVAAGGGSILSYRDGRMQVGPESAGANPGPAAYRRGGPLTVTDCNVLLGKLQPAHFPAVFGPGADQPLDVDVVRETFEALRAEIGFDRPVEDLAEGFLRIAVENMANAIKKISVQRGYDVTRYTMNCFGGAGGQHACLVADALGMERIFIHPFAGVLSAFGMGLADIRVMKEQQLGASIAEDAGAAMGALAATARADVVAQGVPEADIHVVQSAHIRPRGAQQSLSVPFGTADAMTEAFVTAHKQRFGFAPDISDLLLDVLVAEAVGETGEGVSLPDPVARAGWDVSVRCVSDGAWRDVPLVDRMTLAVGQSVDGPAILTEPTGTNMIEADWRATVAAGGNLILERITPLERAEAIGTQVDPVMLEVFNNLYMSIAEQMGATLANTAYSVNIKERLDFSCAIFDEAGDLVANAPHVPVHLGSMSESVRTVLRLNAGKIRPGDVFMMNNPFNGGTHLPDVTVITPVFDAGGNRIIYTVASRGHHADIGGKTPGSAPPDSRVIEEEGVVIDNFLLVQEGTLRDAETRALLASGQYPCRNIEENMADLAAQIAANETGATELRKITAQFGLETIHAYMGHVQDNAEESVRRVLDVLKDSDFTYPLDNGAQLQVKISVDKSTRSATLDFTGTSAQSEFNYNAPLAICRAVVLYVFRTLVGSDIPMNEGCLKPLNLIVPEGSMINPLPPAAVISGNTEVSQAIADTLYGALGVIAGSQGTMNNFVYGNDRFQNYETICGGTGAGEGFHGTSAVHSHMTNTRMTDPEVLETRFPVRVEEFSVREGSGGAGRWRGGDGITRRLRFNEAMTVTVLSSHREVPPHGMAGGGPGGVGENFVTRADGTIIELGGNDQAELAPGDVFTLRTPGGGGYGTP; via the coding sequence ATGTGGCAATTCTGGGTCGACCGTGGGGGCACCTTCACCGACATCGTGGCCAAGACGCCGGAGGGCGCGTTGCGGACGCACAAATTGCTGTCGGAAAACCCCGAAGTCTATCCCGACGCCGCCGTCCACGGCATCCGCGAATTGCTGGGGTTGGAGGCGGAGGAGGCCTTCCCCGAGGGCGTCGTGGGCGCGGTGAAGATGGGCACCACGGTGGCCACTAACGCGCTGCTGGAGCGGAAGGGCGAGCGGACGCTGTTGCTGATCACCGCCGGGCAGCGGGACCTGCTGCGCATCGGCTACCAGAACCGGCCCCGGCTGTTTGAACTGAATATCGCGCTGCCGGAGCTGCTCTACGGCGATGCGGTGGAGGTGGAGGAGCGGCTGGCGGCGGACGGGGCGGTCATCGTGCCGTTGAATGAGGCGCGCGCCCGGGGCGATCTGGAGCGGGCGTTTGCGGACGGGTATCGGTCTGTCGCGATTGCGCTGATGCATTCGTATCGGTTTTCGGATCACGAGGCGCGGCTGGGAGAGATCGCGCGGGAGGTCGGCTTCACGCAGGTGTCGTTGAGCCATGAAGCAAGTCCGTTGATCAAGCTGGTCGGGCGCGGGGACACGGCGGTGGTGGACGCGTATTTGTCCCCGATCTTAAGGCGTTACGTGGACCAGGTGGCCGGCGCACTGGCCGCGGATGCGCGGCTGATGTTCATGCAATCCAATGGCGGGCTGACCGATGCGTCCAAATTCCATGGCCGCGACGCGATCCTGTCGGGGCCTGCGGGGGGCGTCGTGGGCATGGTGCGCACGGCGTCCGAACTGGGCTATGACCGGCTGATCGGCTTCGACATGGGCGGCACGTCGACCGATGTCTGCCACTATGCGGGCGAATTCGAGCGGTCCTTCGAGACGGAGGTCGCGGGCGTGCGGATGCGTGCGCCGATGATGTCGATCCACACGGTCGCGGCGGGGGGCGGGTCGATCCTGTCGTATCGCGATGGCCGGATGCAGGTGGGCCCGGAGAGCGCGGGCGCGAACCCCGGCCCGGCGGCCTACCGACGCGGCGGGCCGTTGACGGTGACCGATTGCAACGTGCTGTTGGGCAAGCTGCAACCGGCGCATTTCCCGGCGGTCTTCGGGCCGGGGGCGGATCAGCCGTTGGATGTGGACGTGGTGCGGGAGACGTTTGAGGCGTTGCGCGCCGAGATCGGATTTGACAGGCCGGTGGAGGATCTGGCGGAGGGGTTTTTGCGCATCGCGGTGGAGAATATGGCCAATGCGATCAAGAAGATCTCCGTCCAGCGCGGCTATGACGTGACGCGGTACACGATGAATTGCTTTGGCGGGGCCGGGGGGCAACATGCCTGTCTGGTGGCCGATGCCCTTGGAATGGAACGGATTTTCATCCATCCGTTTGCGGGGGTTCTGTCAGCGTTTGGGATGGGCCTGGCCGATATCCGGGTGATGAAAGAGCAGCAGTTGGGCGCGTCGATTGCCGAGGATGCGGGCGCGGCGATGGGGGCCCTGGCCGCGACAGCCCGCGCGGATGTGGTGGCACAAGGCGTGCCCGAGGCGGATATCCATGTGGTGCAAAGCGCGCATATCCGCCCGCGCGGCGCGCAGCAAAGCCTGTCGGTACCGTTCGGGACGGCGGACGCGATGACCGAGGCGTTCGTGACCGCCCACAAACAACGCTTCGGCTTCGCGCCGGATATTTCGGACCTGCTGCTGGACGTGCTGGTGGCCGAGGCGGTCGGCGAGACGGGGGAGGGGGTGTCGCTGCCCGATCCGGTCGCGCGCGCGGGCTGGGACGTTTCGGTGCGCTGTGTGTCGGACGGGGCGTGGCGGGACGTGCCGCTGGTGGACCGCATGACGCTGGCCGTCGGGCAATCCGTCGACGGCCCCGCGATCCTGACCGAGCCCACCGGCACCAACATGATCGAGGCTGACTGGCGCGCCACGGTGGCCGCGGGCGGCAACCTGATCCTGGAGCGCATCACCCCGCTGGAGCGCGCGGAGGCCATCGGCACCCAGGTCGATCCCGTGATGCTGGAGGTGTTCAACAACCTCTACATGTCCATCGCGGAGCAGATGGGGGCCACGCTCGCCAATACCGCCTATTCCGTCAACATCAAGGAAAGGCTGGATTTTTCCTGCGCGATCTTTGATGAGGCGGGTGATCTGGTGGCCAATGCGCCCCATGTGCCTGTCCACCTCGGGTCCATGTCCGAAAGCGTCCGCACGGTGTTGCGCCTGAACGCGGGCAAGATCCGTCCGGGCGATGTTTTCATGATGAACAACCCATTCAACGGCGGCACGCATCTGCCCGATGTCACCGTCATCACGCCTGTGTTCGACGCGGGCGGCAACCGGATCATCTACACCGTCGCCTCGCGCGGGCACCACGCGGATATCGGCGGCAAGACGCCCGGCTCCGCCCCGCCCGACAGCCGGGTGATCGAGGAGGAGGGCGTCGTCATCGACAATTTCCTTCTTGTGCAAGAAGGCACCCTGCGCGATGCGGAAACCCGCGCGCTTCTGGCATCCGGCCAATACCCTTGCCGCAATATCGAGGAGAACATGGCCGATCTGGCGGCGCAGATTGCCGCCAATGAAACGGGCGCTACGGAGCTACGCAAGATCACGGCGCAGTTCGGGCTGGAGACGATCCACGCCTATATGGGCCATGTTCAGGACAATGCCGAAGAAAGCGTCCGCCGCGTGCTGGACGTCCTGAAAGACAGTGACTTCACCTACCCGCTGGACAATGGTGCTCAGCTACAAGTCAAAATTTCTGTCGATAAATCAACGCGATCCGCAACACTGGACTTCACCGGCACCAGCGCACAGTCGGAGTTCAACTACAACGCGCCGCTGGCGATTTGCCGGGCCGTCGTTCTTTACGTGTTCCGCACGTTGGTGGGCAGTGACATCCCGATGAACGAGGGATGCCTGAAACCGCTCAACCTGATCGTGCCCGAGGGCTCCATGATCAACCCGCTGCCACCCGCTGCCGTGATCTCGGGCAATACGGAGGTCAGCCAAGCCATTGCCGATACGCTCTACGGCGCGTTGGGGGTGATTGCGGGCAGCCAGGGGACGATGAACAACTTCGTCTATGGCAACGACCGCTTCCAGAATTACGAGACGATCTGCGGTGGAACCGGCGCGGGGGAGGGGTTCCACGGGACCTCTGCGGTGCATTCCCACATGACCAACACGCGCATGACCGATCCGGAGGTGCTGGAGACGCGGTTCCCGGTGCGGGTTGAGGAATTTTCCGTTCGCGAAGGCTCTGGCGGGGCGGGGCGTTGGCGCGGCGGTGACGGGATCACGCGGCGCCTGCGGTTCAACGAGGCAATGACGGTGACGGTGCTGTCGTCGCACCGAGAGGTGCCGCCCCACGGAATGGCGGGCGGCGGGCCGGGCGGTGTGGGCGAGAATTTCGTGACCCGGGCGGATGGCACGATTATCGAACTAGGCGGCAATGATCAGGCTGAGCTTGCACCGGGCGACGTCTTCACCCTGCGCACCCCGGGGGGAGGCGGCTACGGCACGCCATAG
- a CDS encoding TRAP transporter large permease yields MVTYISVGLLGLLALSIPVGIVLFLLGFGVDQFFSNFPLSRALGNMVWTASNSATLIAIPFFVLLGEVLVRSGVATKTYAALDRWVSWLPGGLVHANVATATMFSATSGSSVATAATVATVAMPQAEKLGYDPKLFSGAIAAGGTLGIMIPPSINLIVFGFLTQSSIPQLFLAGLIPGILLACAFMAVAAIICLIRPELGGTRRTFPFPQMLRALVDLLPILILFGLIVGSIYAGWATPTEAAAVGVAGALVIATAAGGMSLPMMRDALLGTIKITCMIMLIIIGASFLNFTLASAGLGRELTDFMEGLGLGPFGFIMAVVVLYIVLGFFIETLSLMVVTIPIIVPMVLAQGYDAIWFGILMIVLIEMALITPPVGLNLYVVQGARKSGSLNEVMLGAIPFALVMLAMAFALIAFPGLALWLPGVLQ; encoded by the coding sequence ATGGTCACCTATATCTCTGTCGGCCTCCTTGGCCTGCTGGCCCTGTCGATCCCGGTTGGTATCGTCCTGTTTTTGCTGGGGTTTGGCGTCGACCAGTTCTTCTCCAACTTCCCGCTGTCACGCGCTCTGGGCAACATGGTCTGGACCGCATCGAACTCCGCCACGCTGATCGCGATCCCGTTCTTCGTGTTGCTCGGCGAGGTCCTCGTCCGCTCCGGCGTGGCGACCAAAACCTATGCAGCACTTGACCGCTGGGTCAGCTGGCTGCCGGGCGGGTTGGTCCACGCCAACGTCGCCACGGCGACGATGTTTTCGGCCACCTCCGGGTCCTCCGTTGCGACTGCTGCGACCGTGGCCACCGTCGCCATGCCGCAGGCCGAAAAGCTCGGCTATGACCCGAAACTCTTCTCCGGCGCCATCGCGGCGGGCGGCACGTTGGGCATCATGATCCCGCCATCGATCAACCTGATCGTCTTCGGGTTCCTCACCCAATCCTCGATCCCGCAATTGTTCCTCGCGGGCCTGATCCCCGGCATCCTGCTGGCGTGCGCCTTCATGGCCGTGGCCGCCATCATCTGCCTGATCCGGCCCGAATTGGGCGGCACCCGCCGCACGTTTCCGTTCCCGCAAATGTTGCGCGCGCTGGTGGATCTGCTGCCGATCCTGATCCTGTTCGGGCTGATCGTCGGGTCCATATACGCCGGATGGGCCACCCCGACGGAGGCCGCCGCCGTGGGGGTCGCAGGCGCGCTGGTCATCGCCACGGCGGCGGGTGGCATGTCCCTGCCAATGATGCGCGACGCGCTTTTGGGCACGATCAAGATCACCTGCATGATCATGCTGATCATCATCGGCGCGTCGTTCCTGAACTTCACGCTGGCCTCTGCCGGATTGGGCCGCGAATTGACCGACTTCATGGAAGGTCTGGGCCTTGGGCCGTTCGGCTTCATCATGGCGGTCGTGGTGCTTTACATCGTGCTGGGGTTCTTCATTGAAACCCTGTCGCTGATGGTGGTGACGATCCCGATCATCGTGCCGATGGTGCTGGCGCAGGGCTATGACGCGATCTGGTTCGGCATCCTGATGATCGTGCTGATCGAGATGGCGCTGATCACGCCGCCGGTCGGGCTGAACCTCTATGTGGTGCAGGGGGCGCGGAAATCGGGGTCGCTCAACGAGGTGATGCTGGGGGCGATCCCCTTTGCGCTGGTGATGCTGGCCATGGCGTTCGCGCTGATCGCCTTCCCCGGGCTGGCGCTGTGGTTGCCGGGCGTCCTGCAATAG
- a CDS encoding TRAP transporter small permease subunit, with translation MELVLIDRLRRLNRIIALIVGVGLLGVAAFVVLDIVMRQFGEGFGGTDEIAGYTMALATAWGMSYALLELGHVRIDLVRTRTGTTAKALFDLLAMIAMSGVVVAIAIKAWPVVERAITNGSRANTPLETPLIWVQAPWFAGWVWFAIMSCLVTLCALSLIVKGRFAETEPFVGAFAEQDSL, from the coding sequence ATGGAACTCGTTCTCATCGACCGCCTGCGCCGGCTCAACCGCATCATCGCCCTGATCGTGGGCGTGGGCCTACTGGGCGTCGCAGCTTTCGTCGTCCTCGACATCGTCATGCGCCAGTTTGGCGAGGGCTTCGGCGGCACCGATGAGATTGCGGGCTACACCATGGCGCTGGCGACGGCCTGGGGCATGTCCTACGCCCTGTTGGAGCTGGGGCACGTGCGGATCGACCTTGTCCGCACGCGGACCGGCACCACGGCGAAAGCCCTGTTCGATCTGCTGGCGATGATCGCCATGTCGGGCGTCGTCGTGGCGATCGCGATCAAGGCCTGGCCGGTGGTGGAGCGCGCGATCACCAACGGCAGCCGCGCCAACACGCCGCTGGAAACGCCGCTGATCTGGGTGCAAGCGCCGTGGTTTGCGGGCTGGGTCTGGTTCGCGATCATGTCGTGCCTGGTCACGCTCTGCGCGCTCAGCCTTATCGTCAAAGGCAGATTCGCCGAAACCGAGCCCTTCGTGGGCGCCTTCGCAGAACAGGACAGCCTCTGA
- a CDS encoding TRAP transporter substrate-binding protein has protein sequence MKYLTSILAASTALAGAAHAQDLSVVGSWSGLPLHGQYEAPFWTETLPAAGDFNVELTTHNQMGLGLSEIYPLLGQGVYDVAMTVGDYAVGDAPELEGLDVPLLALTADEARAMVDAARPMVSDIFRDRFNAEVLAIAPYPPQVVFCNAEIGGLEDLEGLQIRASGRMTALLLEALGAEGVNVSFSEVPGALQNGVVDCAVTGAGSGYSAGWWEVSTHLLPIPLGGWDSVVTAMNLDTWNGLSAEAQATLQDQIVSGFEDPAWASAQDALVNDIACLTGNGDCPAGDARDMTLVEVSDEDFARARDVLTSTVLPDWAERAGGDWAERWNASVGQVVGVTIE, from the coding sequence ATGAAATATCTCACGAGCATCCTCGCGGCCTCCACCGCGCTTGCCGGTGCCGCCCACGCCCAGGATCTGTCCGTTGTCGGCAGCTGGTCCGGCCTGCCGCTCCACGGCCAGTACGAAGCGCCGTTCTGGACTGAAACACTGCCCGCCGCCGGGGATTTCAATGTGGAACTGACCACCCACAACCAGATGGGCCTGGGCCTGTCGGAGATCTATCCGCTTCTGGGTCAGGGGGTCTATGACGTCGCGATGACCGTCGGTGACTATGCCGTAGGGGACGCGCCGGAGCTGGAAGGGTTGGACGTGCCGCTGCTGGCGCTGACCGCCGATGAGGCGCGCGCGATGGTCGATGCGGCCCGCCCGATGGTCAGCGATATCTTCCGGGATCGGTTCAACGCGGAAGTGCTGGCGATTGCGCCGTACCCGCCGCAGGTCGTGTTCTGTAACGCGGAAATCGGCGGCTTGGAGGACCTGGAAGGCCTTCAGATCCGCGCCTCTGGCCGGATGACCGCGCTGCTGCTGGAGGCCCTCGGGGCGGAAGGCGTGAACGTGTCCTTCTCGGAAGTGCCGGGTGCGTTGCAGAACGGCGTCGTGGATTGTGCGGTCACCGGGGCGGGGTCCGGCTATTCCGCGGGGTGGTGGGAGGTCTCCACGCACCTTCTGCCGATCCCGCTCGGGGGGTGGGACAGCGTCGTGACGGCGATGAACCTTGATACCTGGAACGGGCTCAGCGCCGAGGCGCAGGCGACGCTCCAGGACCAGATTGTCAGCGGCTTTGAGGACCCGGCCTGGGCGTCGGCGCAGGACGCGCTGGTCAATGATATCGCCTGCCTGACGGGCAATGGCGACTGCCCGGCGGGTGATGCGCGGGACATGACGCTGGTGGAGGTCTCGGACGAAGATTTCGCCCGGGCGCGGGACGTTCTGACCTCCACCGTGCTGCCCGATTGGGCCGAGCGGGCGGGCGGTGATTGGGCCGAGCGGTGGAACGCCTCGGTGGGCCAGGTCGTGGGCGTCACCATCGAGTAA
- a CDS encoding putative hydro-lyase yields the protein MGLHSTADAAAIRASIRSGAFGGHTSGMAPGKLQCNLAILPAAHALDFLRFCQRNPKPCPVVGVSETGDPMLPTLGVDIDIRTDVPRYRIFRDGVLTGEVTDIRDLWTDDLVSVALGCSFTFENALVRAGIPVRHIEDGVNVPMFRTNIPLVPAGPFNGHMVVTMRPIPEAMVDKAHGISARFPQAHGAPIATGDPRALGIADLAKPDYGDAVAVKPGEVPVFWACGVTPQNVLRDARLPLCITHSPGHMLISDVAEDAETPIYQS from the coding sequence ATGGGATTGCACAGCACGGCAGACGCGGCAGCGATCCGCGCCAGCATCCGAAGCGGTGCATTTGGCGGGCATACCTCTGGCATGGCGCCGGGCAAATTGCAGTGCAACCTCGCGATCCTGCCCGCCGCCCATGCGCTCGACTTCCTGCGATTTTGTCAGCGCAACCCCAAGCCGTGCCCCGTCGTGGGGGTCAGCGAGACGGGCGATCCGATGCTGCCGACCCTGGGGGTGGACATCGACATCCGCACCGACGTGCCGCGCTACCGCATCTTCCGCGATGGCGTGTTGACCGGCGAGGTGACGGATATCAGAGACCTTTGGACCGATGATCTGGTGAGTGTCGCGTTGGGCTGCTCGTTCACGTTTGAGAACGCGCTGGTCCGCGCGGGCATCCCGGTACGCCATATTGAGGACGGGGTGAATGTGCCGATGTTTCGCACCAATATCCCGCTCGTGCCCGCTGGTCCCTTCAACGGCCATATGGTCGTAACCATGCGCCCGATCCCCGAGGCGATGGTCGACAAGGCCCATGGCATCAGCGCCCGATTTCCCCAAGCCCACGGCGCCCCGATTGCGACAGGCGATCCGCGCGCGCTGGGGATCGCTGATCTTGCCAAGCCCGACTACGGAGATGCCGTCGCGGTCAAACCCGGCGAAGTGCCCGTGTTCTGGGCCTGCGGCGTGACGCCCCAAAACGTGTTGCGCGATGCGCGCCTGCCGCTTTGCATCACCCATTCCCCCGGTCATATGCTCATTTCCGATGTGGCCGAGGACGCAGAAACACCGATCTACCAATCATAA
- a CDS encoding LysR family transcriptional regulator, with protein sequence MTFEQIRTFLWVARLGGFRKASDRLNLSQPAVSTRISNLEGELQVPLFERGPGQLILTKHGQQLLAYAEQMLFVEEEIKNRVGNASETEGLFRIGASETIAQAWLPEFLEAVSEAYPRVNVDLTVDISGSLRDALVERRLDLVFLMGPISEFSVKNTALPQFDLHWYRAAHLHDVNLGEIPVISYSSKTRPHRELTSQLAARVGPKMRVFSSASLSASLRMIAAGIAVGPYPRVLATPFLEAGQVVEFDPDLPLSPLEFTASHLAEPRSFLVENSAEIARDVAERWHRAHPT encoded by the coding sequence GTGACCTTTGAACAAATCCGCACCTTTCTCTGGGTCGCGCGCTTGGGCGGCTTTCGCAAAGCCTCCGATCGCTTGAATCTGTCACAACCCGCCGTGTCGACGCGGATCTCCAACCTTGAGGGCGAGTTGCAGGTGCCACTGTTCGAGCGGGGACCGGGCCAGTTGATCCTGACCAAGCACGGCCAACAGCTGCTGGCCTATGCGGAGCAGATGCTGTTCGTGGAAGAAGAGATCAAGAACCGCGTCGGCAATGCGTCCGAGACCGAAGGGCTCTTTCGCATCGGCGCGTCCGAGACCATTGCCCAGGCCTGGCTGCCGGAGTTTCTGGAAGCCGTCTCAGAGGCTTACCCGCGCGTGAACGTGGATCTCACCGTGGATATTTCCGGCTCCCTGCGCGACGCACTGGTGGAGCGGCGCCTGGATCTGGTGTTTCTGATGGGGCCGATCTCGGAGTTTTCCGTGAAGAACACAGCCCTGCCGCAGTTCGACCTGCACTGGTATCGCGCGGCCCATCTGCACGACGTCAATCTGGGTGAAATCCCAGTGATCTCCTATTCCTCCAAGACGCGGCCCCACAGGGAACTGACCAGCCAATTGGCCGCCCGCGTTGGCCCGAAGATGCGGGTGTTCTCCTCCGCGTCGCTCTCCGCCAGCCTGCGCATGATCGCGGCGGGCATTGCCGTGGGGCCGTATCCCCGGGTGCTGGCCACGCCGTTTCTGGAGGCCGGGCAGGTGGTCGAATTCGACCCCGATTTGCCCCTGTCGCCGCTGGAATTCACCGCGTCCCACCTGGCGGAGCCCCGCAGTTTTCTGGTGGAAAACAGTGCCGAGATCGCGCGGGATGTGGCCGAGCGCTGGCACCGCGCGCATCCAACATAG
- a CDS encoding AAA family ATPase, with protein sequence MRLRALHLGNVRKFAGQRASITGIGDGITVVSEANEFGKSTFFDALHALFFEKYSSAAKPVKNLQPYARGAVEVAAEIETDAGHFRVEKTFLKGSGSARVLRLPGEAVVAQDDEAERWLLDLLGSDKNGPAGLLWVRQGVTDLAVDSKVDGARQLDERRDLLSSVSGEIDAMTGGRRMDRVMKRVAEELKGLVTATGKPTGAWRTLNTDIAGMKEDLAALTAQIDRLSGALAARRQVEAQLAHLDQEEARAIRGAALAKAEVDFANAKAHAGQVDRAAQTHRLAEIEAQAARDKLDVFLAAVERLTTAQAAVTQAQDVLRDAMRETGQRDSMLTQMRATRSEAQQAVSQARADQEAARKQAEARAARVRADDLKNWLQQIEDAQKTRDAAHAKVAASSATPEWLRRVEEAQSDVAAQTATLAAHAATLRMTYDGEARALRDGSPLPGGQDLALHGAVELTLPGIGTLSLQVPEVSDTDLTRAMSTRDDLLATAAASDIQDARDLTAQRAVAEQERDTADAILTTLAPGGPDGLRAQMAAAELAAGEVNDTPLPEPEALTKTLDRAQAADIEAQATLTVAETAATQAREAAIRAQAAADAAQQALDMARAAAGAEDTREAVKTELIRANAVAADALKTTATALATLREKAPDMVTAEAEVTRARTAIRAADEQTQKARIRVAELSAEIRALSEAGIEETRDTLAGELDTARARAARFAAKAAALQRLQAALDAERTAARDTYFGPVQAELKPLLSILYDDAGLQFDSDSLLPAGLTRAETEETLDRLSGGTQEQIAILTRLAFARLFKRQGRHMPIVLDDALVYSDDGRIVRMFTALTRVAQDQQILVFTCRTMAFLSLGGTRPEVTIRDL encoded by the coding sequence ATGCGGCTGCGCGCGCTCCACCTGGGCAATGTGCGCAAGTTCGCCGGCCAGCGCGCGTCTATCACCGGGATCGGCGACGGCATAACCGTGGTGTCGGAGGCCAATGAATTCGGCAAATCCACCTTCTTCGACGCGCTCCACGCGCTGTTCTTTGAGAAGTACAGCTCTGCCGCCAAGCCGGTGAAAAACCTGCAACCCTATGCCAGGGGCGCGGTTGAGGTCGCGGCGGAGATCGAGACGGATGCAGGTCATTTCCGCGTGGAAAAGACGTTCCTGAAGGGCTCGGGATCCGCGCGGGTCCTGCGATTGCCGGGGGAGGCGGTCGTGGCCCAGGATGATGAGGCGGAGCGTTGGCTTCTGGACTTGCTTGGGTCCGACAAGAATGGCCCGGCGGGCTTGTTGTGGGTGCGCCAGGGCGTCACTGATCTTGCCGTCGACAGCAAGGTGGACGGTGCCAGGCAATTGGACGAGCGCCGCGATTTGCTGTCGTCCGTGAGCGGAGAGATTGATGCCATGACCGGCGGTCGGCGCATGGACCGGGTGATGAAGCGCGTGGCAGAGGAGTTGAAAGGCCTGGTCACGGCCACCGGAAAACCCACCGGCGCGTGGCGCACGCTCAACACCGACATCGCCGGGATGAAGGAGGATCTGGCCGCGCTGACCGCACAGATCGATAGGCTCTCTGGTGCACTTGCGGCGCGCAGGCAGGTGGAGGCGCAGTTGGCGCATCTGGATCAAGAGGAGGCCAGGGCCATCCGGGGGGCGGCTTTGGCCAAGGCAGAGGTGGACTTTGCCAACGCCAAAGCCCATGCGGGTCAAGTGGATCGTGCCGCCCAAACCCACCGTCTGGCCGAGATCGAGGCGCAGGCCGCGCGCGACAAGCTGGACGTGTTTCTTGCGGCGGTGGAAAGGTTAACCACCGCACAGGCGGCGGTGACGCAAGCGCAGGATGTGTTGCGCGACGCCATGCGTGAGACGGGTCAACGGGACAGTATGTTGACGCAGATGCGGGCCACGAGGTCGGAGGCGCAACAGGCTGTTTCTCAGGCACGCGCGGATCAGGAGGCGGCGCGCAAACAGGCCGAGGCGCGGGCCGCACGGGTGCGAGCGGACGACTTGAAGAACTGGCTGCAACAAATTGAAGATGCTCAAAAAACCCGCGATGCAGCCCATGCAAAAGTGGCGGCATCCTCGGCCACGCCCGAATGGCTTCGCCGCGTGGAAGAGGCGCAAAGTGACGTCGCCGCACAGACCGCGACCCTTGCGGCGCACGCGGCGACCTTGCGAATGACCTACGATGGAGAGGCGCGTGCCCTGCGCGACGGATCACCCCTGCCGGGCGGACAGGACCTCGCCCTACATGGTGCGGTAGAGTTAACGCTGCCCGGCATTGGCACGCTGTCATTGCAGGTGCCGGAGGTCTCCGACACCGACCTGACCCGCGCGATGTCGACACGCGATGATCTGTTGGCCACAGCGGCCGCAAGCGATATCCAAGATGCCCGCGATCTGACGGCGCAGCGTGCGGTGGCGGAGCAGGAGCGGGACACGGCCGATGCAATCCTGACGACGCTGGCCCCCGGCGGACCTGACGGCTTGCGCGCGCAGATGGCCGCTGCCGAGCTGGCCGCTGGTGAGGTCAATGACACCCCGCTGCCCGAGCCGGAGGCTCTGACCAAGACGCTGGATCGCGCGCAGGCGGCAGACATTGAGGCGCAAGCCACCCTCACTGTCGCGGAGACGGCGGCAACACAGGCACGCGAAGCTGCAATCCGCGCCCAAGCGGCGGCGGATGCGGCACAGCAGGCGTTGGACATGGCGCGCGCTGCCGCAGGCGCGGAAGACACGCGGGAGGCCGTCAAAACGGAGTTGATCCGCGCAAACGCCGTCGCCGCCGACGCGCTGAAAACCACCGCGACGGCCCTCGCAACGCTCCGTGAAAAAGCGCCTGACATGGTGACGGCGGAAGCTGAAGTGACCCGGGCCCGCACCGCAATCCGCGCCGCCGATGAGCAAACCCAGAAGGCCCGCATCCGTGTCGCGGAGTTGTCCGCCGAGATCCGCGCCCTGTCCGAGGCCGGGATCGAGGAGACCCGCGACACCCTTGCCGGAGAACTCGATACCGCCCGCGCCCGGGCCGCCCGTTTTGCCGCCAAAGCCGCCGCGTTACAGCGCCTGCAGGCCGCGCTGGACGCCGAACGGACAGCGGCGCGAGACACCTATTTTGGTCCGGTGCAGGCAGAGCTGAAACCGCTCCTGTCGATCCTCTATGACGATGCGGGTTTGCAGTTTGACAGCGACAGTCTGCTGCCCGCAGGCCTCACACGGGCCGAGACGGAGGAGACGTTGGACCGCTTGTCCGGCGGCACGCAGGAGCAGATCGCGATCCTGACGCGGCTGGCCTTCGCGCGGTTGTTCAAGCGGCAGGGACGACACATGCCCATCGTTCTGGACGACGCGCTGGTCTATTCCGACGACGGGCGCATCGTGAGGATGTTCACCGCGTTGACCCGGGTGGCGCAGGATCAGCAAATCCTGGTGTTCACCTGCCGCACGATGGCGTTTCTGAGCCTTGGCGGCACACGGCCGGAGGTCACAATCCGTGACCTTTGA